One genomic segment of Odocoileus virginianus isolate 20LAN1187 ecotype Illinois chromosome 33, Ovbor_1.2, whole genome shotgun sequence includes these proteins:
- the ABCA3 gene encoding phospholipid-transporting ATPase ABCA3 isoform X2: MAVLRQLALLLWKNYTLQKRKVLVTLLELFLPLLFSGILIWLRLKIQSENVPNATLYPSQSIRELPLFFSFPPPGATWELAYIPSQSEAVRTVVENVQRALVINLRAHGFASEKDFEDYIRYDNRSANVLAALVFEHTFNHSRDPLPLAVRYHLRFSYTRRNYMWTQTGSFFLKETEGWHTTSLFPLFPNPGPREPTSPDGGEPGYIREGFLAVQHAVDRAIMHYHANASTHQLFEKLTVIAKRFPYPPFISDPFLVAIQYQLPLLLMLSFTYTSLSIIRAIVQEKEKKLKEYMRMMGLSGWLLWTAWFLLFFFLLLVAVSFMTLLFCVKVKKDVAVLAHSDPTLVLVFLACFAVSSISFSFMVSTFFSKANMAAAIGGFLYFFSYIPYFFVAPHYNWMTLSQKLFSCLLSNVAMAMGAQLIGKFEAKGTGIQWRDLLSPVNVDDDFTFGQVLGMLLLDSVLYGLVAWYVEAVLPGQFGVPQPWYFFILPSYWCGRPRTALGKEEEDDDPEKVLRTEYFEAEPEDLVAGIKIKHVTKVFRVGNKGKAAVRDLNLNLYEGQITVLLGHNGAGKTTTLSMLTGLFPPTSGRAYISGYEVSQDMDQIRKSLGLCPQHDVLFDNLTVAEHLYFYAQLKGLPRQKCPEEVKRMLHVLGLEEKRDSRSKFLSGGMRRKLSIGIALIAGSKVLMLDEPTSGVDAISRRAIWDLLQQHKSDRTILLTTHFMDEADLLGDRIAIMAKGELQCCGSSLFLKEKYGAGYHMTLVKEPHCNPEGISRLVQHHVPNATLESSAGAELSFILPKENTHRFESLFAKLEKKQKELGIASFGASVTTMEEVFLRVGKLVDTSMDIQAIQLPALQYQHERRASDWAVDGHLCGTMDPTDGVGALIEEECTAVKLNTGLALHCQQFWAMFLKKATYSWREWKVVAAQVLVPVTCLTLALLAINYSSEIFDDPLLKLTLGEYGRTVVPFSVPGTSRLDQQLSEHLKDMLQAEGQEPREVLGDLEEFLIFRASVEGGGFNERCLVAASFRDTGEHTVVTALFNNQAYHSPATALAVVDNLLFKLLCGPRASITVSNFPQPRSALQAAKDQFNEGRKGFDIALNLLFAMAFLASTFSILAVSERAVQAKHVQFVSGVHVATFWLSALLWDLLSFLVPSLLLLVVFKAFDVHAFTRDGHVADVLLLLTLYGWAIIPLMYLMSFFFSGAATAYTRLTIFNILSGIATFLVVTIMRIPVKLEELSRTLDRVFLVLPNHCLGMAVSNFYQNYETRRYCTSSDVAAHYCRKYNIQYQENFYAWSTPGVGRFVTSMAASGFAYLTLLFLVEADLLWRLKTCLCAFQRRRALTEVYTRTAALPEDQDVMDERNRVLSPSLDSLLDTPLIIKELSKVYEHRAPLLAVDKVSLAVQKGECFGLLGFNGAGKTTTFKMLTGEETITCGDAFVGGYSISSDIGKVRQRIGYCPQFDALLDHMTGRETLVMFARLRGIPERHIGACVENTLRGLLLEPHASKLVRTYSGGNKRKLSTGIALLGEPAVIFLDEPSTGMDPVARRLLWDTVARARESGKAIVITSHSMEECEALCTRLAIMVQGQFKCLGSPQHLKSKFGSGYSLRAKIRSDGQQETLEEFKAFVGLTFPGSVLEDEHQGMVHYHLPGDDLSWAKVFGVLEKAKERYGVDDYSVSQTSLEQVFLSFAHLQPSAEDAGP; encoded by the exons ATGGCAGTGCTCAGGCAGCTGGCGCTGCTGCTCTGGAAGAACTATACTCTACAG AAGCGGAAGGTGCTGGTGACCCTCTTGGAGCTCTTTCTGCCCCTGCTGTTCTCTGGGATCCTGATCTGGCTCCGCCTGAAGATCCAGTCAGAGAACGTGCCCAATGCCACCCTCTACCCCAGCCAGTCCATCCGAGAGCTGCCCCTCTTCTTCAGCTTCCCTCCCCCGGGGGCCACCTGGGAGCTGGCCTACATCCCATCCCAAAGTGAGGCCGTGCGCACAGTGGTGGAGAACGTGCAGAGGGCGCTGGTGATCAATCTGCGAG CTCATGGCTTCGCCTCTGAGAAGGACTTCGAGGACTACATCAGATACGACAACCGCTCTGCCAACGTGCTGGCCGCCCTGGTGTTCGAGCACACCTTCAACCACAGCCGGGACCCCCTGCCTCTGGCG GTGAGATACCACTTACGCTTCAGTTACACGCGAAGAAACTACATGTGGACTCAGACAGGCTCCTTTTTCCTGAAAGAGACAGAGGGATGGCACACCACTTCCCTTTTTCCactcttcccaaacccaggaCCCAGGGAGCCCACGTCCCCTGACGGCGGAGAACCTG GTTACATCCGCGAGGGCTTCCTGGCCGTGCAGCATGCAGTGGACAGGGCCATCATGCACTACCATGCCAATGCCTCCACACACCAGCTGTTCGAGAAGCTCACTGTGATCGCCAAGCGGTTCCCTTACCCGCCTTTCATCTCCGACCCCTTCCTGGTCGCCATCCAGTACCAGCTTCCACTGCTGCTCATGCTGAGCTTCACCTACACCTCCCTCAGCATCATCCGGGCCATCGtgcaggagaaggagaagaagctGAAG GAGTACATGCGTATGATGGGGCTCAGCGGCTGGCTGCTCTGGACCGCGTggttcctccttttcttcttcctcctcctcgtcGCCGTCTCCTTCATGACTCTGCTCTTCTGCGTCAAG GTGAAGAAGGACGTGGCGGTGCTCGCGCACAGCGACCCCACACTGGTGCTGGTCTTCCTGGCCTGCTTTGCcgtctcctccatctccttcagCTTCATGGTCAGCACTTTCTTCAGCAAAG CCAACATGGCAGCAGCCATCGGCGGTTTCCTCTACTTCTTCTCCTACATCCCCTACTTCTTCGTTGCTCCTCACTACAACTGGATGACGCTGAGCCAGAAGCTCTTCTCCTGCCTCCTGTCCAACGTCGCCATGGCGATGGGAGCCCAGCTCATAGGGAAATTTGAAGCCAAAG GCACAGGCATCCAGTGGCGAGACCTCCTGAGTCCCGTCAACGTGGATGACGACTTCACCTTCGGGCAGGTGCTGGGCATGCTGCTGCTGGACTCCGTCCTCTACGGGCTGGTCGCCTGGTACGTGGAGGCTGTGCTCCCGGGCCAGTTTGGCGTGCCCCAGCCCTGGTACTTCTTCATCCTG CCTTCGTACTGGTGCGGACGCCCGAGGACGGCGCtcgggaaagaggaggaggacgaCGACCCTGAGAAGGTGCTCAGGACTGAGTACTTTGAAGCTGAGCCCGAGGACCTGGTGGCCGGGATCAAGATCAAGCACGTGACCAAG GTGTTTAGAGTGGGGAACAAGGGCAAGGCGGCCGTCAGAGACCTGAATCTGAACCTGTACGAAGGCCAGATCACCGTCCTGCTGGGCCACAACGGCGCGGGGAAGACCACCACGCTCTCCATGCTCACGG GTCTCTTCCCCCCGACCAGCGGACGAGCGTACATCAGCGGGTACGAAGTCTCGCAGGACATGGATCAGATCCGGAAGAGCCTGGGCCTGTGCCCACAGCACGACGTCTTGTTTGACAACCTGACTGTCGCCGAGCACCTGTACTTCTATGCTCAG CTGAAAGGCTTGCCGCGTCAGAAGTGCCCTGAGGAGGTCAAACGCATGCTGCACGTGCTCGGGCTGGAGGAGAAGCGGGACTCCCGGAGCAAGTTTCTGAGTGGCGGGATGCGGCGCAAGCTCTCCATCGGCATTGCCCTCATCGCGGGCTCCAAG GTGCTGATGCTGGACGAGCCCACTTCGGGCGTGGACGCCATCTCCAGGAGGGCCATCTGGGACCTTCTGCAGCAGCACAAGAGCGACCGCACCATCCTGCTGACCACCCACTTCATGGACGAGGCCGACCTGCTGGGGGACCGCATCGCTATCATGGCCAAGGGGGAGCTGCAGTGCTGCGGGTCGTCGCTGTTCCTCAAGGAGAAATACG GCGCAGGCTACCACATGACGCTAGTGAAGGAGCCTCACTGCAACCCCGAGGGCATCTCCCGGCTGGTCCAGCACCACGTCCCCAACGCCACCCTGGAGAGCAGCGCCGGGGCAGAGCTGTCGTTCATTCTTCCCAAGGAGAACACGCACAG gtttgaaAGTCTTTTTGCTAAACTGGAGAAGAAGCAGAAGGAGTTGGGCATCGCCAGCTTCGGGGCCTCCGTCACCACCATGGAGGAGGTCTTCCTCCG GGTTGGCAAGTTGGTGGACACCAGCATGGACATCCAGGCCATCCAGCTCCCTGCCCTGCAGTACCAGCACGAGAGGCGGGCCAGCGACTGGGCTGTGGACGGCCACCTGTGTGGGACCATGGACCCGACCGACGGTGTTGGCGCGCTGATTGAGGAGGAGTGCACCGCCGTCAAGCTCAACACCGGG CTGGCCCTCCACTGCCAGCAGTTCTGGGCCATGTTCCTGAAGAAGGCCACCTACAGCTGGCGCGAGTGGAAGGTGGTGGCGGCCCAGGTCCTGGTGCCTGTGACGTGCCTCACCCTGGCCCTCCTGGCCATCAACTATTCCTCCGAGATCTTCGACGACCCCCTGCTGAAGCTGACCCTGGGCGAGTACGGCCGCACCGTCGTGCCCTTCTCGGTCCCCGGGACCTCTCGGCTGGATCAGCAGCTGTCGGAGCATCTGAAAGACATGCTGCAGGCCGAGGGCCAGGAGCCTCGAGAGGTGCTGG GTGACCTGGAGGAGTTCCTGATTTTCAGGGCCTCAGTGGAGGGGGGCGGCTTCAACGAGCGGTGCCTGGTGGCAGCATCCTTCAGAGACACGGGCGAGCACACGGTCGTCACTGCCCTGTTCAACAACCAGGCGTACCACTCCCCTGCCACCGCGCTGGCTGTTGTGGACAACCTCCTGTTCAAGCTGCTGTGTGGCCCCCGGGCCTCCATCACGGTGTCCAACTTCCCCCAGCCCCGGAGCGCCCTGCAGGCTGCCAAGGACCAGTTCAATGA GGGCCGGAAAGGCTTCGACATCGCCCTCAACTTGCTGTTCGCCATGGCATTCCTGGCCAGCACGTTCTCCATCCTAGCAGTCAGCGAGAGGGCCGTCCAAGCCAAGCATGTGCAGTTTGTGAGCGGCGTCCACGTGGCTACTTTCTGGCTCTCGGCTCTGCTGTGGGACCTCCTGTCCTTCCTCGTCCCcagtctgctgctgctg GTAGTGTTCAAGGCCTTCGACGTGCATGCCTTCACGAGGGACGGACACGTGGCCGACGTCCTGCTGCTGCTCACGCTCTACGGCTGGGCCATCATCCCCCTCATGTACCTGATGAGCTTCTTTTTCTCCGGGGCGGCCACTGCCTACACGCGGCTGACCATATTCAACATCCTGTCGGGCATCGCCACCTTCCTCGTTGTCACCATCATGCGCATCCCAG TCAAGTTAGAAGAACTTTCCAGAACCCTGGACCGCGTGTTCCTGGTGCTTCCCAACCACTGCTTAGGGATGGCGGTGAGCAACTTCTACCAGAACTACGAGACCAGGCGGTACTGCACCTCCTCCGACGTGGCAGCCCACTACTGCCGGAAATACA ACATCCAGTACCAGGAGAACTTCTACGCGTGGAGCACCCCGGGGGTCGGCAGGTTCGTGACCTCCATGGCCGCTTCAGGGTTTGCCTACCTCACCCTGCTCTTCCTCGTGGAGGCCGACCTGCTATGGAGGCTGAAGACCTGCCTGTGTGCCTTCCAGAGGAGGCGGGCGCTG ACAGAAGTGTACACCCGGACGGCGGCGCTCCCTGAAGACCAGGATGTGATGGACGAAAGGAACCGCGTCCTGTCCCCCAGCCTGGACTCCCTGCTGGACACGCCTCTGATCATCAAGGAGCTCTCCAAG GTGTACGAGCACCGGGCTCCGCTCCTCGCTGTGGACAAGGTGTCCCTCGCGGTCCAGAAAGGGGAGTGCTTCGGTTTGCTGGGCTTCAACGGAGCCGGGAAAACCACGACTTTCAAAATGCTGACCGGGGAGGAGACCATCACCTGTGGGGACGCCTTTGTTGGGGGCTACAGCATCAGCTCTGACATCGGGAAG GTGCGGCAGCGAATCGGCTACTGTCCCCAGTTCGATGCCCTGCTGGACCACATGACAGGCCGGGAGACACTGGTCATGTTTGCCCGGCTCCGGGGCATCCCCGAGCGCCACATTGGCGCGTGTGTAGAGAACACGTTGCGGGGTCTGCTTCTGGAGCCGCACGCCAGCAAGCTGGTCAGGACGTACAG TGGTGGCAACAAGCGCAAGCTCAGCACTGGCATTGCCCTGCTGGGGGAGCCCGCGGTCATCTTCCTGGACGAGCCGTCCACTGGCATGGACCCTGTGGCCCGGCGTCTGCTCTGGGACACCGTGGCACGGGCCCGAGAATCCGGCAAGGCCATCGTCATCACCTCCCACAG CATGGAGGAGTGTGAAGCCTTGTGTACCCGGCTGGCCATCATGGTGCAGGGTCAGTTCAAGTGCCTGGGCAGCCCACAGCACCTCAAGAGCAAGTTTGGCAGCGGCTACTCCCTACGGGCCAAGATCCGGAGTGACGGgcagcaggagacactggaggagTTCAAGGCGTTTGTGGGCCTGACCTTCCCAG GCAGCGTCCTGGAGGATGAGCACCAAGGGATGGTCCATTACCACCTGCCTGGCGATGACCTCAGCTGGGCAAAG GTGTTTGGCGTTCTGGAAAAGGCCAAGGAGAGGTACGGGGTGGACGACTACTCCGTGAGCCAGACCTCTCTGGAGCAGGTCTTCCTGAGCTTCGCCCACCTGCAGCCATCCGCCGAGGATGCGGGTCCGTGA
- the ABCA3 gene encoding phospholipid-transporting ATPase ABCA3 isoform X1, translating into MAVLRQLALLLWKNYTLQKRKVLVTLLELFLPLLFSGILIWLRLKIQSENVPNATLYPSQSIRELPLFFSFPPPGATWELAYIPSQSEAVRTVVENVQRALVINLRAHGFASEKDFEDYIRYDNRSANVLAALVFEHTFNHSRDPLPLAVRYHLRFSYTRRNYMWTQTGSFFLKETEGWHTTSLFPLFPNPGPREPTSPDGGEPGYIREGFLAVQHAVDRAIMHYHANASTHQLFEKLTVIAKRFPYPPFISDPFLVAIQYQLPLLLMLSFTYTSLSIIRAIVQEKEKKLKEYMRMMGLSGWLLWTAWFLLFFFLLLVAVSFMTLLFCVKVKKDVAVLAHSDPTLVLVFLACFAVSSISFSFMVSTFFSKANMAAAIGGFLYFFSYIPYFFVAPHYNWMTLSQKLFSCLLSNVAMAMGAQLIGKFEAKGTGIQWRDLLSPVNVDDDFTFGQVLGMLLLDSVLYGLVAWYVEAVLPGQFGVPQPWYFFILPSYWCGRPRTALGKEEEDDDPEKVLRTEYFEAEPEDLVAGIKIKHVTKVFRVGNKGKAAVRDLNLNLYEGQITVLLGHNGAGKTTTLSMLTGLFPPTSGRAYISGYEVSQDMDQIRKSLGLCPQHDVLFDNLTVAEHLYFYAQLKGLPRQKCPEEVKRMLHVLGLEEKRDSRSKFLSGGMRRKLSIGIALIAGSKVLMLDEPTSGVDAISRRAIWDLLQQHKSDRTILLTTHFMDEADLLGDRIAIMAKGELQCCGSSLFLKEKYGAGYHMTLVKEPHCNPEGISRLVQHHVPNATLESSAGAELSFILPKENTHRFESLFAKLEKKQKELGIASFGASVTTMEEVFLRVGKLVDTSMDIQAIQLPALQYQHERRASDWAVDGHLCGTMDPTDGVGALIEEECTAVKLNTGLALHCQQFWAMFLKKATYSWREWKVVAAQVLVPVTCLTLALLAINYSSEIFDDPLLKLTLGEYGRTVVPFSVPGTSRLDQQLSEHLKDMLQAEGQEPREVLGDLEEFLIFRASVEGGGFNERCLVAASFRDTGEHTVVTALFNNQAYHSPATALAVVDNLLFKLLCGPRASITVSNFPQPRSALQAAKDQFNEGRKGFDIALNLLFAMAFLASTFSILAVSERAVQAKHVQFVSGVHVATFWLSALLWDLLSFLVPSLLLLVVFKAFDVHAFTRDGHVADVLLLLTLYGWAIIPLMYLMSFFFSGAATAYTRLTIFNILSGIATFLVVTIMRIPAVKLEELSRTLDRVFLVLPNHCLGMAVSNFYQNYETRRYCTSSDVAAHYCRKYNIQYQENFYAWSTPGVGRFVTSMAASGFAYLTLLFLVEADLLWRLKTCLCAFQRRRALTEVYTRTAALPEDQDVMDERNRVLSPSLDSLLDTPLIIKELSKVYEHRAPLLAVDKVSLAVQKGECFGLLGFNGAGKTTTFKMLTGEETITCGDAFVGGYSISSDIGKVRQRIGYCPQFDALLDHMTGRETLVMFARLRGIPERHIGACVENTLRGLLLEPHASKLVRTYSGGNKRKLSTGIALLGEPAVIFLDEPSTGMDPVARRLLWDTVARARESGKAIVITSHSMEECEALCTRLAIMVQGQFKCLGSPQHLKSKFGSGYSLRAKIRSDGQQETLEEFKAFVGLTFPGSVLEDEHQGMVHYHLPGDDLSWAKVFGVLEKAKERYGVDDYSVSQTSLEQVFLSFAHLQPSAEDAGP; encoded by the exons ATGGCAGTGCTCAGGCAGCTGGCGCTGCTGCTCTGGAAGAACTATACTCTACAG AAGCGGAAGGTGCTGGTGACCCTCTTGGAGCTCTTTCTGCCCCTGCTGTTCTCTGGGATCCTGATCTGGCTCCGCCTGAAGATCCAGTCAGAGAACGTGCCCAATGCCACCCTCTACCCCAGCCAGTCCATCCGAGAGCTGCCCCTCTTCTTCAGCTTCCCTCCCCCGGGGGCCACCTGGGAGCTGGCCTACATCCCATCCCAAAGTGAGGCCGTGCGCACAGTGGTGGAGAACGTGCAGAGGGCGCTGGTGATCAATCTGCGAG CTCATGGCTTCGCCTCTGAGAAGGACTTCGAGGACTACATCAGATACGACAACCGCTCTGCCAACGTGCTGGCCGCCCTGGTGTTCGAGCACACCTTCAACCACAGCCGGGACCCCCTGCCTCTGGCG GTGAGATACCACTTACGCTTCAGTTACACGCGAAGAAACTACATGTGGACTCAGACAGGCTCCTTTTTCCTGAAAGAGACAGAGGGATGGCACACCACTTCCCTTTTTCCactcttcccaaacccaggaCCCAGGGAGCCCACGTCCCCTGACGGCGGAGAACCTG GTTACATCCGCGAGGGCTTCCTGGCCGTGCAGCATGCAGTGGACAGGGCCATCATGCACTACCATGCCAATGCCTCCACACACCAGCTGTTCGAGAAGCTCACTGTGATCGCCAAGCGGTTCCCTTACCCGCCTTTCATCTCCGACCCCTTCCTGGTCGCCATCCAGTACCAGCTTCCACTGCTGCTCATGCTGAGCTTCACCTACACCTCCCTCAGCATCATCCGGGCCATCGtgcaggagaaggagaagaagctGAAG GAGTACATGCGTATGATGGGGCTCAGCGGCTGGCTGCTCTGGACCGCGTggttcctccttttcttcttcctcctcctcgtcGCCGTCTCCTTCATGACTCTGCTCTTCTGCGTCAAG GTGAAGAAGGACGTGGCGGTGCTCGCGCACAGCGACCCCACACTGGTGCTGGTCTTCCTGGCCTGCTTTGCcgtctcctccatctccttcagCTTCATGGTCAGCACTTTCTTCAGCAAAG CCAACATGGCAGCAGCCATCGGCGGTTTCCTCTACTTCTTCTCCTACATCCCCTACTTCTTCGTTGCTCCTCACTACAACTGGATGACGCTGAGCCAGAAGCTCTTCTCCTGCCTCCTGTCCAACGTCGCCATGGCGATGGGAGCCCAGCTCATAGGGAAATTTGAAGCCAAAG GCACAGGCATCCAGTGGCGAGACCTCCTGAGTCCCGTCAACGTGGATGACGACTTCACCTTCGGGCAGGTGCTGGGCATGCTGCTGCTGGACTCCGTCCTCTACGGGCTGGTCGCCTGGTACGTGGAGGCTGTGCTCCCGGGCCAGTTTGGCGTGCCCCAGCCCTGGTACTTCTTCATCCTG CCTTCGTACTGGTGCGGACGCCCGAGGACGGCGCtcgggaaagaggaggaggacgaCGACCCTGAGAAGGTGCTCAGGACTGAGTACTTTGAAGCTGAGCCCGAGGACCTGGTGGCCGGGATCAAGATCAAGCACGTGACCAAG GTGTTTAGAGTGGGGAACAAGGGCAAGGCGGCCGTCAGAGACCTGAATCTGAACCTGTACGAAGGCCAGATCACCGTCCTGCTGGGCCACAACGGCGCGGGGAAGACCACCACGCTCTCCATGCTCACGG GTCTCTTCCCCCCGACCAGCGGACGAGCGTACATCAGCGGGTACGAAGTCTCGCAGGACATGGATCAGATCCGGAAGAGCCTGGGCCTGTGCCCACAGCACGACGTCTTGTTTGACAACCTGACTGTCGCCGAGCACCTGTACTTCTATGCTCAG CTGAAAGGCTTGCCGCGTCAGAAGTGCCCTGAGGAGGTCAAACGCATGCTGCACGTGCTCGGGCTGGAGGAGAAGCGGGACTCCCGGAGCAAGTTTCTGAGTGGCGGGATGCGGCGCAAGCTCTCCATCGGCATTGCCCTCATCGCGGGCTCCAAG GTGCTGATGCTGGACGAGCCCACTTCGGGCGTGGACGCCATCTCCAGGAGGGCCATCTGGGACCTTCTGCAGCAGCACAAGAGCGACCGCACCATCCTGCTGACCACCCACTTCATGGACGAGGCCGACCTGCTGGGGGACCGCATCGCTATCATGGCCAAGGGGGAGCTGCAGTGCTGCGGGTCGTCGCTGTTCCTCAAGGAGAAATACG GCGCAGGCTACCACATGACGCTAGTGAAGGAGCCTCACTGCAACCCCGAGGGCATCTCCCGGCTGGTCCAGCACCACGTCCCCAACGCCACCCTGGAGAGCAGCGCCGGGGCAGAGCTGTCGTTCATTCTTCCCAAGGAGAACACGCACAG gtttgaaAGTCTTTTTGCTAAACTGGAGAAGAAGCAGAAGGAGTTGGGCATCGCCAGCTTCGGGGCCTCCGTCACCACCATGGAGGAGGTCTTCCTCCG GGTTGGCAAGTTGGTGGACACCAGCATGGACATCCAGGCCATCCAGCTCCCTGCCCTGCAGTACCAGCACGAGAGGCGGGCCAGCGACTGGGCTGTGGACGGCCACCTGTGTGGGACCATGGACCCGACCGACGGTGTTGGCGCGCTGATTGAGGAGGAGTGCACCGCCGTCAAGCTCAACACCGGG CTGGCCCTCCACTGCCAGCAGTTCTGGGCCATGTTCCTGAAGAAGGCCACCTACAGCTGGCGCGAGTGGAAGGTGGTGGCGGCCCAGGTCCTGGTGCCTGTGACGTGCCTCACCCTGGCCCTCCTGGCCATCAACTATTCCTCCGAGATCTTCGACGACCCCCTGCTGAAGCTGACCCTGGGCGAGTACGGCCGCACCGTCGTGCCCTTCTCGGTCCCCGGGACCTCTCGGCTGGATCAGCAGCTGTCGGAGCATCTGAAAGACATGCTGCAGGCCGAGGGCCAGGAGCCTCGAGAGGTGCTGG GTGACCTGGAGGAGTTCCTGATTTTCAGGGCCTCAGTGGAGGGGGGCGGCTTCAACGAGCGGTGCCTGGTGGCAGCATCCTTCAGAGACACGGGCGAGCACACGGTCGTCACTGCCCTGTTCAACAACCAGGCGTACCACTCCCCTGCCACCGCGCTGGCTGTTGTGGACAACCTCCTGTTCAAGCTGCTGTGTGGCCCCCGGGCCTCCATCACGGTGTCCAACTTCCCCCAGCCCCGGAGCGCCCTGCAGGCTGCCAAGGACCAGTTCAATGA GGGCCGGAAAGGCTTCGACATCGCCCTCAACTTGCTGTTCGCCATGGCATTCCTGGCCAGCACGTTCTCCATCCTAGCAGTCAGCGAGAGGGCCGTCCAAGCCAAGCATGTGCAGTTTGTGAGCGGCGTCCACGTGGCTACTTTCTGGCTCTCGGCTCTGCTGTGGGACCTCCTGTCCTTCCTCGTCCCcagtctgctgctgctg GTAGTGTTCAAGGCCTTCGACGTGCATGCCTTCACGAGGGACGGACACGTGGCCGACGTCCTGCTGCTGCTCACGCTCTACGGCTGGGCCATCATCCCCCTCATGTACCTGATGAGCTTCTTTTTCTCCGGGGCGGCCACTGCCTACACGCGGCTGACCATATTCAACATCCTGTCGGGCATCGCCACCTTCCTCGTTGTCACCATCATGCGCATCCCAG CAGTCAAGTTAGAAGAACTTTCCAGAACCCTGGACCGCGTGTTCCTGGTGCTTCCCAACCACTGCTTAGGGATGGCGGTGAGCAACTTCTACCAGAACTACGAGACCAGGCGGTACTGCACCTCCTCCGACGTGGCAGCCCACTACTGCCGGAAATACA ACATCCAGTACCAGGAGAACTTCTACGCGTGGAGCACCCCGGGGGTCGGCAGGTTCGTGACCTCCATGGCCGCTTCAGGGTTTGCCTACCTCACCCTGCTCTTCCTCGTGGAGGCCGACCTGCTATGGAGGCTGAAGACCTGCCTGTGTGCCTTCCAGAGGAGGCGGGCGCTG ACAGAAGTGTACACCCGGACGGCGGCGCTCCCTGAAGACCAGGATGTGATGGACGAAAGGAACCGCGTCCTGTCCCCCAGCCTGGACTCCCTGCTGGACACGCCTCTGATCATCAAGGAGCTCTCCAAG GTGTACGAGCACCGGGCTCCGCTCCTCGCTGTGGACAAGGTGTCCCTCGCGGTCCAGAAAGGGGAGTGCTTCGGTTTGCTGGGCTTCAACGGAGCCGGGAAAACCACGACTTTCAAAATGCTGACCGGGGAGGAGACCATCACCTGTGGGGACGCCTTTGTTGGGGGCTACAGCATCAGCTCTGACATCGGGAAG GTGCGGCAGCGAATCGGCTACTGTCCCCAGTTCGATGCCCTGCTGGACCACATGACAGGCCGGGAGACACTGGTCATGTTTGCCCGGCTCCGGGGCATCCCCGAGCGCCACATTGGCGCGTGTGTAGAGAACACGTTGCGGGGTCTGCTTCTGGAGCCGCACGCCAGCAAGCTGGTCAGGACGTACAG TGGTGGCAACAAGCGCAAGCTCAGCACTGGCATTGCCCTGCTGGGGGAGCCCGCGGTCATCTTCCTGGACGAGCCGTCCACTGGCATGGACCCTGTGGCCCGGCGTCTGCTCTGGGACACCGTGGCACGGGCCCGAGAATCCGGCAAGGCCATCGTCATCACCTCCCACAG CATGGAGGAGTGTGAAGCCTTGTGTACCCGGCTGGCCATCATGGTGCAGGGTCAGTTCAAGTGCCTGGGCAGCCCACAGCACCTCAAGAGCAAGTTTGGCAGCGGCTACTCCCTACGGGCCAAGATCCGGAGTGACGGgcagcaggagacactggaggagTTCAAGGCGTTTGTGGGCCTGACCTTCCCAG GCAGCGTCCTGGAGGATGAGCACCAAGGGATGGTCCATTACCACCTGCCTGGCGATGACCTCAGCTGGGCAAAG GTGTTTGGCGTTCTGGAAAAGGCCAAGGAGAGGTACGGGGTGGACGACTACTCCGTGAGCCAGACCTCTCTGGAGCAGGTCTTCCTGAGCTTCGCCCACCTGCAGCCATCCGCCGAGGATGCGGGTCCGTGA